TGAAAATGCACACCAACAGGTTCTACAAATTTAAGGTTTTTTGCCTTTAAATAGATATCGTAAGCCCTTTCAATATCCACTCCAAATTTACTGGTTTTTAAGCCGGTAGAAATGTAAGGATGAGTTTTAGGATCAACATCAGGATTAACCCTTAAAGCAATCCTTGCAACCTTTCCAAGTTTCTCTGCAACACTGTTTAAAACATCAAGCTCATCTTCAGACTCAACATTGAACATCAAAATACCGCAGGAAAGTGCATATTCCATCTCATCTTCTCTTTTTCCAACACCTGCAAAAACGATTTTTTCAGAAGGTATTCCGGCAGTAATAGTCCTGAATATCTCTCCAGCTGAAACAGTATCAGCACCGGCTCCAAGTTCTGACAGAAGTCTTAAAATAGCAAGATTTGAACAGGATTTAACAGCAAAAGCCGTGATTCTTTCCACCTCATCAAAAGCACCGTCAAACTCTTTAAACCAGTATTCAAACGCAGCTTTACTGTAAATATAAACAGGAGTCCCCACACTATTTCCAATATCTTTTACAGCACACTCTTCAACATAAAGCTCATCATTTCTATATCCTATGAAAGGGAAAAGAAGTTCCAACTTAAAACCTCCAGATAGTAGTTGAGGTTTAATTTTAAACTATTTTTCTATAATAATCCTGTTTCCTTTCATTTCTAAAACGTTCTCAGCAAAGGGAAAAACATAATCTGTTTTAATCAAACAATTCCTTAACTGCTGTCCATCACCGGCAATAAAATAGGCACTATTTAAACTCTTCCCTTTAATTGTTAGAACTTCTCCTGATTTAAACTCTCTAAACAATGGCAAACTTAAAAGGAAAATAGAAAGAGCAACAAATATAAACTCTTTTTTAATTGCAAAAACCACCAGTATAAAGACTGTAAAAGTAATTAGAAAAATCCACCCTGAAGGAGGAGCAGAATAAACAACTCCAGCAGAAAACGGAACAAATAGCTTCTTCACCCCAAGAATAAAAAGCTCACCCAGCTTAAAGGTCAGGCTGTTTATCAATTCAATTTTAAAAAAAGTTATCTCTGAAAGAAAAGAGAAAAGTAAAAAAGCTGAGAAGAGCAAAGACAGAAGAAAAATAGAAACAGGAGCAAAAAGATTAATCACTTTAAACTTATAGACAACATACGGAGCTGTAAAAAGAAACGGAAATGTCCCGGCAAAAATTCTTCCTTTAATTCCTTTATCCATTCCGATAGCTATCCCGGCGACAGCAAGAAAAGAGAGAATAAATCCAGTGGAAATTTCAGAAAAAGATAAAAGAAAAGCTGTTAAAAGCAAAACATACAGATAATCAACTTTTCTACCGTAAAGTTTTAGAAAACCGACAAAAACGATAAAAAAATAAGCCCTTAAAACAGAGACAGGTAAACCTGTAAACGGAAGTAGAACGGTTAAAACCGCAGCAGAAAGAGTAAACCTTTTCTCTTTTGATAACGGAAAAAAAAGAAGCATAAGCAGTCCAAACACAATTCCAGTATGAAGTCCTGATACAGCTATAAAAGGATATGTACCTGTTAAAAGCATATAGGTTTTTAAACCCTCTGGTAGATTATACCTTACCCCAAGGGTAACCGCCTCTATTAGAGAGGAAACCGGATATTCAAACTCTTCCTCTATCTTTTTTGCAATCTCAAATCTTTCTCTTTCAAAGAAAGAAAAGATACCACCTGAAGAGATTTTTTCTCCAGAAGGAGATATCACGTCACCCACAAAGATCCCATCATCAACCTGAACATACCTGCCGTTTGAAAGAAGAGCAATCCTATTATCAGAATCAAATATCCACTTAACTTTGAAAGAGTCTTTATGCCACTTTAAACCACTAAAGAGAAAAACAGCTACAGCAACGCAAACAGCAGAAAAAAAGAGATCCCTAAAGGAGAATCTAACTGTGTAAACAAACACAGAGAAAACCAGAAATGGGAGAAGAAATAACGTTTTTAACTTTAAAAAAGCAGAAAGAAACAAAAGCGTTAAGACAAAAAGACTATGCCTTTCCATCCTTATTAAAAAAATTCCTGTATTTCTCTACCATTTCATCTGTATAAACACGACTTTCTCTGTTCCTATAAATTACAAGTGGCGGAAGAACCTTAAGCCCCTTACCTCCCCTTTTACGGGCTTCAAGAAGGAAAAGATTAGCATTCTCATCAGGGAACGGTTGAACAAATCTTACCGTTTTCGGCTCTAAAAAATTCTGCCTGCAAAAACATAAAGCATCAGCAAATCTTTCAACAGGACAAACCATATAGAATCTTCCTTTACATCTTAAAAGATAAGCTGCTGCATCTATAAAATCCTTTAAAGTCCCTTCTATCTCATGCCTTGCAATAGCTTTCATATTATCAGGATTTATAAAACCTCTGAAACACTCTTTAAAAGGGGGATTTGTAATAGCCACATCAAAGGTTTCTGGTTTAAAAGTTTTCTTCACATCCTTAACATTAAGACAAATTACTTTTAGTTTTTCCGACACACCGTTAACTTCAGCATTTAATCTGGAAAGCTCAACACATTCAGGAAGAACGTCTAAAGCAACTCCCACCAGAGATTGAAACCTTTTAAGAAGAAGAACAGGAATAATTCCGCTTCCTGTCCCAAGGTCTATAAATTTTTCTCCAGAATGGCACTTTACAAAGTCGGCAAGAAGAAAAGTATCCGTCCCAAACCTAAATCCTTTCTTCTTTTGATAAATAACAATATCTTCTTTTAAAAATGTGCTTTTATCAAGCTCATTTGCATCAATCACATCTAACCCATAAAAGATTTAAAAACAACGTAAAGAATAACCAAAATTGCAAGTAAGACAAGAAAAATTCCGCTTCTTGAAGGTTTATACGAGGAAACCGCTTCTTCCCAGTTTTCAGGTAATCTATCTTTAGGAACATGTTTTTCAATTTCCTTTAAAATATCCTCAAACCCTTCTACATTATCATCAATAAGAAAAGCTCCTCCATCTTTTAAGGAAAGTATCAAAAATATCTTTCTTCTCATTGAAATACCAACAGAGTCAATATCACTCCACCTAACAAAACCACTTTT
This Desulfurobacterium atlanticum DNA region includes the following protein-coding sequences:
- a CDS encoding tRNA1(Val) (adenine(37)-N6)-methyltransferase, coding for MIDANELDKSTFLKEDIVIYQKKKGFRFGTDTFLLADFVKCHSGEKFIDLGTGSGIIPVLLLKRFQSLVGVALDVLPECVELSRLNAEVNGVSEKLKVICLNVKDVKKTFKPETFDVAITNPPFKECFRGFINPDNMKAIARHEIEGTLKDFIDAAAYLLRCKGRFYMVCPVERFADALCFCRQNFLEPKTVRFVQPFPDENANLFLLEARKRGGKGLKVLPPLVIYRNRESRVYTDEMVEKYRNFFNKDGKA
- a CDS encoding ComEC/Rec2 family competence protein; the encoded protein is MFVYTVRFSFRDLFFSAVCVAVAVFLFSGLKWHKDSFKVKWIFDSDNRIALLSNGRYVQVDDGIFVGDVISPSGEKISSGGIFSFFERERFEIAKKIEEEFEYPVSSLIEAVTLGVRYNLPEGLKTYMLLTGTYPFIAVSGLHTGIVFGLLMLLFFPLSKEKRFTLSAAVLTVLLPFTGLPVSVLRAYFFIVFVGFLKLYGRKVDYLYVLLLTAFLLSFSEISTGFILSFLAVAGIAIGMDKGIKGRIFAGTFPFLFTAPYVVYKFKVINLFAPVSIFLLSLLFSAFLLFSFLSEITFFKIELINSLTFKLGELFILGVKKLFVPFSAGVVYSAPPSGWIFLITFTVFILVVFAIKKEFIFVALSIFLLSLPLFREFKSGEVLTIKGKSLNSAYFIAGDGQQLRNCLIKTDYVFPFAENVLEMKGNRIIIEK